The following proteins are co-located in the Apium graveolens cultivar Ventura chromosome 5, ASM990537v1, whole genome shotgun sequence genome:
- the LOC141659954 gene encoding uncharacterized protein LOC141659954 — translation MGYYLTDGIYPEWATFVKTIPRPQSEKRKLFSNYQESQRKDVERAFGVLQSRFAIVRGPARFWDKTDLGKIMRACIIIHNMIVEDERDTYATQFGPLPIYDDATNGLSQPNLGEEPFVPYETYIQNTLQMRDKRTHRRLQTDLVEHISQFHNNR, via the coding sequence ATGGGATACTACTTAACGGATGGAATATATCCCGAATGGGCAACATTTGTTAAAACGATACCACGTCCGcaaagtgagaaaagaaaattattttcaaattatcAAGAAAGCCAACGAAAAGACGTTGAACGAGCGTTTGGTGTATTACAGTCTCGTTTTGCAATTGTACGTGGTCCTGCACGATTTTGGGACAAAACAGATCTTGGAAAAATTATGAGGGCATGCATCATAATACACAATATGATTGTTGAAGACGAGAGGGATACTTACGCCACTCAATTTGGTCCCTTACCGATTTATGACGATGCAACAAATGGTTTATCGCAACCAAATTTAGGAGAAGAGCCATTTGTTCCGTATGAAACGTATATTCAAAATACATTACAAATGCGTGATAAACGGACACATCGTCGGCTACAAACTGACTTGGTTGAGCATATTTCGCAGTTTCATAATAATCGTTAA
- the LOC141661412 gene encoding uncharacterized protein LOC141661412, which yields MGRNSEEQVIVHKRSKASMDIDLRRALFTQKPKSPTENGRPSSMVFKKAHVVIPAHIVAEAISTLHGLDLRWSGPITPTEMNYVEQYVLAKYPEYSNALVEGGEKTDLYDLCIKEEPSHLLPDDKRKSPRGGFRDSVAPSFGSNHPDLDKTQLEPSRLQDVLTKKSSFLGSFISIPEIQARNKVLKQCGLPDEEYLVIFTSNYKNAMMLVGESYPFFRGNYYMTIIKEGDDYIREFASYKESKVIAAPETWLDLRIRGSQLSQYFRRKSKHTPKGLFSYPADVDGTKYSMHWVSEAHRNSWHVLLDATGLNVGEDRMNLSLHRPDFVLCKPDNANAHPSDITCLLIRRRSFETGASV from the exons ATGGGGAGAAACAGTGAAGAACAGGTTATCGTACATAAGAGATCAAAG GCAAGTATGGATATTGATCTGAGGAGAGCTCTATTTACTCAGAAGCCCAAGTCACCAACTGAAAATGGCAGGCCAAGCAGTATGGTTTTTAAG AAGGCTCACGTGGTGATTCCGGCTCATATAGTAGCAGAAGCAATATCAACACTTCATGGTCTTGATCTGAGATGGTCAGGGCCTATCACACCTACAGAAATGAATTATGTTGAACAGTATGTTCTAGCCAAGTATCCGGAATACTCGAATGCGCTTGTTGAAGGAGGAGAGAAGACTGACCTTTATGATCTTTGCATCAAAGAAGAGCCTTCACATCTGTTGCCAGATGACAAGCGAAAATCTCCCAGAGGTGGTTTTAGGGATTCAGTGGCGCCATCATTTGGAAGCAACCATCCTGATTTAGACAAGACACAGTTAGAACCGTCAAGGCTTCAAGACGTTCTCACAAAGAAATCATCCTTTTTAGGAAGTTTCATCTCCATCCCAGAAATCCAAGCTAGGAATAAAGTTCTGAAGCAGTGTGGATTACCTGATGAGGAGTACCTTGTTATCTTCACTTCAAATTACAAGAATGCAATGATGTTGGTTGGGGAGAGCTATCCCTTCTTCAGAGGAAACTACTACATGACAATTATAAAGGAAGGAGATGATTACATTAGGGAATTCGCAAGTTACAAAGAATCAAAAGTGATTGCAGCGCCTGAGACATGGTTGGATTTGAGGATCAGGGGATCACAACTCAGCCAGTATTTCCGTAGGAAGAGTAAGCACACTCCAAAGGGTCTATTTTCATATCCAGCTGATGTGGATGGCACCAAATACTCTATGCATTGGGTTTCTGAAGCACATAGGAATTCCTGGCATGTTTTGCTCGATGCTACTGGACTAAATGTTGGGGAAGATCGAATGAACCTGTCGCTCCATAGGCCAGATTTTGTTTTGTGCAAGCCTGACAATGCTAATGCTCACCCTTCTGATATCACATGCCTTCTGATCAGGAGAAGATCTTTTGAAACAGGAGCTTCAGTTTAA